From a single Arachis hypogaea cultivar Tifrunner chromosome 3, arahy.Tifrunner.gnm2.J5K5, whole genome shotgun sequence genomic region:
- the LOC140183554 gene encoding uncharacterized protein — MEICKHFGYPDLFLTITCNPNWPEFQRFTERERIPIADRPDISCWVFHAKLKFLLSDLKEGVFFGPLNAGMYTIEFQKRGLPHAHILLWLNGESNLQSVEIVDEFICAELPNPQKFPSLYNVVTKYMIHGPCGLLRPSFPCMKDVKINDVDIDNRFVVPYNPLLLMKYQAHINLKFCNKSNVIKFGDDVYGLDDGEQTVPGWARGCTSFRSIRTVNGVTYDTFQEACSAMGFLIDDKEYVSAIKKVAEVASAAQLRRFFVMLLLFGSMGRPLSVWEQTWAYLSDDILYRRRHELQYPDLTMSQDELQTFCLLEIEKLLQSNGKSLRNYTGMPVPNNSLVSQFSNLMLLCELQYDIVSLTREHDANVLKLNKEQRVVYDKIIDCVLNKRHGFFFVYGFGGTGKTFLYRVLSARLRSEKRIVINVASSGIASLLLPSGKMAHSMFNIPVELTEDTVCRIKKDSAKDEVVRLPDLIIWDEAPMTNKLAFEALDRTLRDIMVSVSDMNKDLPFGGKVVVLGGDFRQVLPVIPKDSRAEIVMASINSSVLWKFCEVYCLTKNMRLTMGLEQSTPQELRSFSDWILQIGEGRCGTMVNDKIFVDIPSNLIIPILENPVKDIINTIYPNLVQNFRDPSFFQDRTILAPTVDNVEEINNYIVDLLPGQEKNYLSADSICGSDVYSDVDVDWINVEFLNQIRCSGLPNHSLKLKIGVPIILLRNIDPAGGLCNGTRLVVRDLGRNVIGADIVSGSNVGDKVFISRMNMIPSDTVIPFKFQRHQFPVSLSFAMTINKSQGQTLSTVGLFLRRPVFCHGQLYVVVSRVRNRNGLKILVCGDELVDPVSTENVMDSFSRHARGFISDVESYLRFRPAHIQAGRSSPAWLSPQEGCMCCSLLSLSAVFSCDSFTQAPFLADLVDQVKNFPIESQIEDLQAIN; from the exons ATGGAAATCTGTAAACATTTTGGCTATCCAGATTTATTTCTTACTATTACGTGTAATCCAAATTGGCCTGAATTTCAGCGGTTCACGGAGCGAGAGCGAATTCCCATCGCTGATCGTCCTGATATTTCTTGCTGGGTTTTTCATGCTAAGTTGAAATTCCTGCTAAGCGATCTCAAGGAAGGTGTATTTTTTGGTCCACTTAATGCAG gtATGTATACTATTGAGTTCCAAAAAAGAGGTCTACCGCATGCACACATTTTACTATGGCTTAACGGGGAAAGCAACTTACAAAGTGTTGAAATTGTTGATGAATTCATCTGTGCTGAACTACCTAATCCACAGAAATTTCCATCTCTTTATAATGTCGTCACCAAGTACATGATCCATGGTCCTTGCGGTCTTCTTAGACCGAGTTTTCCTTGCATGAAAGATG TGAAGATCAATGACGTTGATATTGACAACAGATTTGTTGTGCCTTATAATCCACTGCTGTTAATGAAATATCAAGCTCACATAAATCTTAAGTTCTGTAACAAGTCAAACGTCATCAA ATTTGGTGACGATGTTTACGGGTTGGATGATGGCGAACAGACGGTTCCCGGATGGGCG AGAGGTTGTACCAGTTTTCGAAGTATAAGAACTGTGAATGGTGTTACTTATGATACATTTCAGGAGGCATGTTCTGCCATGGGATTCTTGATAGATGATAAAGAGTATGTTTCTGCTATTAAGAAAGTTGCCGAGGTAGCGTCCGCTGCACAGCTAAGGAGGTTTTTTGTGATGTTGTTGTTATTTGGTTCCATGGGAAGGCCTCTGTCAGTTTGGGAACAAACTTGGGCCTATTTGTCTGATGATATTCTTTATCGCAGAAGGCATGAGCTGCAATATCCTG ATCTAACGATGAGTCAGGACGAGTTGCAAACATTTTGTTTGTTAGAGATTGAGAAACTATTGCAGAGTAATGGAAAATCATTGAGAAATTATACCGGTATGCCAGTTCCTAATAACTCTTTAGTGTCTCAATTTAGCAACTTGATGCTGCTGTGTGAGTTGCAGTATGACATTGTTTCTTTGACTCGTGAGCATGATGCAAACGTCTTAAAGTTAAATAAAGAACAGAGGGTGGTCTACGATAAAATTATTGATTGCGTTTTGAATAAGAGGCACGGATTCTTTTTTGTTTATGGGTTTGGTGGCACTGGAAAAACTTTTTTATACAGGGTTTTGTCGGCTAGATTGCGATCTGAGAAAAGGATTGTTATAAACGTTGCTTCTAGTGGTATTGCTTCTCTATTGTTACCTAGTGGTAAGATGGCTCACTCTATGTTCAATATTCCTGTTGAGCTGACTGAAGATACTGTTTGTCGGATTAAGAAGGATAGTGCAAAAGATGAGGTAGTCCGATTGCCTGATTTGATTATTTGGGATGAGGCACCAATGACTAACAAGTTGGCTTTTGAAGCACTCGATAGGACATTACGTGATATAATGGTTTCGGTCTCTGATATGAATAAAGATTTACCTTTTGGTGGAAAGGTGGTCGTTCTCGGTGGTGATTTCAGGCAAGTCTTGCCAGTTATTCCGAAAGATTCTCGTGCTGAGATTGTGATGGCTTCGATAAATTCTTCTGTCCTCTGgaaattttgtgaagtttactgTCTGACAAAAAATATGAGGTTAACAATGGGATTGGAACAATCAACTCCTCAGGAGTTAAGGTCATTTTCAGATTGGATACTTCAAATCGGTGAAGGTCGGTGTGGAACAATGGTCAAtgataaaatttttgttgatattCCTTCTAATTTAATAATTCCTATCTTGGAAAATCCAGTGAAAGATATTATAAATACAATCTATCCGAATTTGGTTCAGAATTTTCGTGATCCAAGTTTTTTCCAGGATAGGACAATTTTGGCTCCGACTGTCGACAATGTTGAAGagataaataattatatagtTGACTTGTTGCCCGGGCAGGAGAAAAATTATCTCAGTGCTGATTCGATATGTGGTAGTGATGTCTATtctgatgttgatgttgattggATAAATGTTGAATTCTTGAATCAGATTAGGTGTTCTGGTCTACCTAATCATTCATTGAAGTTGAAAATAGGTGTTCCTATTATTTTGTTGAGGAATATTGATCCAGCTGGGGGTTTGTGTAATGGTACCCGACTTGTTGTGCGAGATTTAGGGAGAAATGTGATCGGTGCAGATATTGTTTCTGGTAGCAATGTTGGGGATAAAGTTTTTATCAGTAGAATGAATATGATTCCCAGTGATACAGTTATACCGTTTAAATTCCAACGCCATCAGTTCCCGGTTTCTCTGTCGTTTGCGATGACAATAAACAAAAGCCAGGGTCAGACATTATCAACAGTCGGTTTGTTCTTGCGTCGTCCTGTGTTTTGTCACGGTCAACTTTATGTAGTTGTTTCCCGAGTTAGGAATAGAAATGGTCTTAAGATTTTAGTTTGTGGTGATGAATTAGTTGATCCTGTCAGTACCGAAAATGTT ATGGACAGTTTCTCTAGG CATGCGCGTGGTTTCATCTCTGATGTGGAGAGCTATCTACGTTTCAGGCCCGCACACATCCAAGCTGGACGTTCTTCTCCAGCGTGGCTTTCTCCTCAGGAAGGGTGCATGTGCTGCTCTTTGCTTTCGTTGTCAGCTGTCTTTTCTTGCGATTCCTTCACGCAAGCCCCTTTTCTTGCGGATTTAGTTGATCAG GTTAAGAATTTTCCCATAGAGTCTCAAATAGAAGATTTGCAAGCAATCAATTAG
- the LOC112791015 gene encoding replication protein A 70 kDa DNA-binding subunit C: MHPPREAWRLKVRVLRLWVIPSFGNHEVPNSMEMILLDEHCGKIQATIKKPLLNRFRDLIVEGQVYRMTYFTVVSNHGSYRATSHEFKLVFLHRTTVVAVDEDVIPKTCFNMFPFSDLLNMTEDYDFLVDVIGLLTSVGEEKEYAKEGKIVKMIVLELTSKDLTLRCTLFGDYVNQVNHFLASSYVEQPVVVIQLAKVKFFRGQVGLQNVMYATQMLFNPDLPEVVEFRQSMIEQGVNGTQPLFIANEGKVVSLEDDFMRLTRKCTIEELQDKNQEGSFIIFGTIQGIVEDGGWWYSACVCGKGIYPQNGAYYCDFCLKHITNVTPRFKVKITVENHSGEGIFLLFDREASYLLNKSCADLFSEVQRDASLVCGDTYPPIFQGLIGKKLLLKVDTKGVPHDTFYGTFRVRRICDDPTIITMFELPNYDADDESTPKKEPDLHKSVLFGKGDIGIKEESSKTCIKSEKVAGSEFAALVNGEDGKDEKTPTNDTVSDDLSAELDILLSSPEKETQEVLSHVFHARCQYGEKVTHDNDVVTSKGKRNLNLQFEEAATVADERGSKVAKVNGV, encoded by the exons ATGCATCCTCCTAGAGAGGCTTGGAGGTTGAAAGTTAGGGTTCTAAGGCTTTGGGTTATACCCTCTTTTGGTAACCATGAGGTTCCTAACTCAATGGAGATGATTCTCCTTGATGAGCAT TGTGGAAAAATACAAGCTACAATTAAGAAACCACTCCTTAATAGGTTTAGGGATCTTATAGTTGAGGGTCAGGTTTATAGAATGACATACTTTACTGTTGTGTCAAATCATGGTAGTTATAGAGCAACTTCTCATGAATTCAAATTGGTTTTCCTTCACCGAACCACTGTTGTAGCTGTTGATGAAGATGTTATCCCTAAGACTTGTTTCAACATGTTTCCTTTTTCTGATTTGCTGAATATGACTGAAGATTATGATTTTTTAGTTG ATGTTATTGGTCTTTTAACTTCAGTGGGAGAAGAGAAAGAATATGCAAAAGAgggaaaaattgtgaaaatgattgtGCTGGAATTAACTTCCAAAGA TCTTACCTTGCGATGTACATTGTTTGGGGACTATGTTAATCAAGTAAATCATTTCCTTGCCTCTAGCTATGTGGAGCAGCCTGTTGTAGTCATTCAACTTGCAAAAGTCAAGTTCTTTAGGG GTCAAGTAGGCCTTCAAAATGTGATGTATGCCACTCAAATGTTATTTAATCCTGATCTTCCTGAGGTTGTTGAGTTCAGGCAGAG tatgATTGAGCAAGGGGTGAATGGTACTCAGCCACTGTTTATTGCAAATGAGGGTAAAGTTGTGTCCTTGGAAGATGATTTCATGCGTTTAACTAGAAAATGCACCATTGAAGAGCTTCAAGATAAGAATCAA GAGGGTTCTTTTATCATTTTTGGTACAATCCAAGGTATTGTTGAGGATGGAGGCTGGTGGTATTCTGCTTGTGTGTGTGGAAAGGGTATCTATCCTCAGAATGGTGCATATTACTGTGATTTCTGTTTGAAGCACATAACCAATGTCACTCCAAG atttaaagttaaaataacaGTTGAAAATCATAGTGGGGAGGGTATTTTCCTTCTCTTTGATCGTGAGGCATCTTATTTGCTTAACAAATCATGTGCTGACTTGTTTAGTGAGGTTCAAAGAGATGCAAGT CTTGTATGTGGGGATACTTATCCTCCCATTTTCCAAGGGCTCATTGGAAAGAAGTTACTGCTTAAGGTTGATACCAAAGGTGTCCCACATGATACATTTTATGGCACTTTTCGAGTTAGGAGAATATGTGATGATCCCACCATTATTACCATGTTTGAACTTCCCAATTATGATGCTGATGACGAGTCTACTCCAAAAAAG GAGCCTGATTTACACAAATCTGTCCTGTTTGGAAAAGGGGATATTGGTATTAAGGAGGAGTCATCAAAGACTTGTATCAAAAGTGAAAAAGTTGCTG GGTCTGAGTTTGCTGCCTTAGTTAATGGTGAAGATGGAAAAGATGAGaaaacacccaccaatgatactgtTAGTGATGATCTTTCTGCTGAACTGGATATATTACTTAGCTCACCAGAAAAGGAAACTCAG GAGGTGTTGTCCCATGTTTTCCATGCACGTTGCCAATATGGAGAAAAGGTTACTCATGACAATGATGTTGTCACCTCCAAGGGCAAGAGGAATTTGAATCTCCAATTTGAAGAAGCGGCTACTGTTGCAGATGAGCGTGGGTCTAAGGTTGCCAAGGTTAATGGGGTGTGA
- the LOC112791016 gene encoding uncharacterized protein isoform X3 has protein sequence MGSLRRGVINLRRFLTSSNPTASPLPRYSLSSPFSSLHIDLSDEESKRRLFNRLIYRSKQRGFLELDLVLGKWVEDNVHSLDENRLRALVHVLDLVIPHFLPWRIQIYGSGYLDRRNLQNQLAVIQFLLQCMKEL, from the exons ATGGGTTCGCTGAGACGAGGTGTTATCAACCTCCGCAGATTCCTCACTTCATCTAATCCCACCGCATCTCCTCTTCCTCGCTattctctttcttctcctttcAGCTCCCTTCATATCGATTTGTCTGACGAAGAAAGCAAAAGGCGCTTGTTTAACAG GCTAATTTATAGAAGCAAACAACGAGGGTTCTTGGAACTCGACTTGGTTCTCGGCAAATGGGTGGAGGACAATGTTCACTCCTTGGATGAAAATCGTCTTCGAGCTCTCGTTCATGTCCTCGACTTGGTAATTCCCCATTTCCTCCCTTG GAGAATCCAGATCTATGGAAGTGGCTATCTGGACAGGAGAAACCTCCAGAATCAGTTAGCAGTAATCCA GTTTTTGCTGCAATGCATGAAAGAGTTATGA
- the LOC112791016 gene encoding succinate dehydrogenase assembly factor 2, mitochondrial isoform X1: MGSLRRGVINLRRFLTSSNPTASPLPRYSLSSPFSSLHIDLSDEESKRRLFNRLIYRSKQRGFLELDLVLGKWVEDNVHSLDENRLRALVHVLDLENPDLWKWLSGQEKPPESVSSNPVFAAMHERVMKNLESHSSPATRATPGQPWVRGWDDIKKGRDGPIAGNQ; encoded by the exons ATGGGTTCGCTGAGACGAGGTGTTATCAACCTCCGCAGATTCCTCACTTCATCTAATCCCACCGCATCTCCTCTTCCTCGCTattctctttcttctcctttcAGCTCCCTTCATATCGATTTGTCTGACGAAGAAAGCAAAAGGCGCTTGTTTAACAG GCTAATTTATAGAAGCAAACAACGAGGGTTCTTGGAACTCGACTTGGTTCTCGGCAAATGGGTGGAGGACAATGTTCACTCCTTGGATGAAAATCGTCTTCGAGCTCTCGTTCATGTCCTCGACTTG GAGAATCCAGATCTATGGAAGTGGCTATCTGGACAGGAGAAACCTCCAGAATCAGTTAGCAGTAATCCA GTTTTTGCTGCAATGCATGAAAGAGTTATGAAGAACCTTGAGAGCCATTCTTCCCCAGCAACAAGAGCAACACCTGGCCAACCATGGGTAAGGGGTTGGGATGATATCAAGAAAGGTCGGGACGGTCCCATTGCTGGGAATCAGTAG
- the LOC112791016 gene encoding succinate dehydrogenase assembly factor 2, mitochondrial isoform X2 — translation MGSLRRGVINLRRFLTSSNPTASPLPRYSLSSPFSSLHIDLSDEESKRRLFNRLIYRSKQRGFLELDLVLGKWVEDNVHSLDENRLRALVHVLDLVFAAMHERVMKNLESHSSPATRATPGQPWVRGWDDIKKGRDGPIAGNQ, via the exons ATGGGTTCGCTGAGACGAGGTGTTATCAACCTCCGCAGATTCCTCACTTCATCTAATCCCACCGCATCTCCTCTTCCTCGCTattctctttcttctcctttcAGCTCCCTTCATATCGATTTGTCTGACGAAGAAAGCAAAAGGCGCTTGTTTAACAG GCTAATTTATAGAAGCAAACAACGAGGGTTCTTGGAACTCGACTTGGTTCTCGGCAAATGGGTGGAGGACAATGTTCACTCCTTGGATGAAAATCGTCTTCGAGCTCTCGTTCATGTCCTCGACTTG GTTTTTGCTGCAATGCATGAAAGAGTTATGAAGAACCTTGAGAGCCATTCTTCCCCAGCAACAAGAGCAACACCTGGCCAACCATGGGTAAGGGGTTGGGATGATATCAAGAAAGGTCGGGACGGTCCCATTGCTGGGAATCAGTAG